The sequence below is a genomic window from Actinomycetota bacterium.
CCAAAAACAGCCTGTCCGTTATTGATGGTATCGATGATCTCTTTATCGGAATAACATGCAAAAACTGTATTGCCGTCCGATATGAGAGTAACTTTAAGAAAAGCGTCTTCCCCGTTTCCGTCAAGTTCAAGATATTTTTTTGTTTTTCTTATTTTATGAAGACTTATGCCTGCATCCAAAAGGCTTTTGACCACTTTAAGCTTGAGGAGATCATTAAAGCTGTACATTCTTTTTGAGCCGTACCCTACCGCCTGATTAACAGAAGGGCTTAGGAAATCAGTTCTGTCATAGTAATCAAGCTGTTTGTATGTAAGTCCTGTTATCTTGCATACATCGCGGGAACCGTATATATTCTTTTCCTGGGGCGGAGTTTTTATATCAAAATTTGTGAAACTTCTATTCTCTATGCTTTTTTGTTTTAAGTACTTATTCATTATTTAAAATATAACTATAATTACATTAATGTAATTACATCATTGTAATTATAGTTAACGATCTTAAATCTGGCAAGAGTATTTAAAAAGCATGGTTTCAGATATTAAAATCTTCAGGAGAGGCGTGGTTCAGAAAATCTCTGAATTTCTTTACCTCTTCTTCAATTGATGTGATTTTCAGCCCTGCTTTTTTAAGAACATTTTCCGCAACATAAATAGGAGACTTTAATCTCACAGCAATGGCAATCGCGTCTGAAGGCCTTAAATCAATAGTTATATTATCCTCGTCATCTTTTTTTAAATCAAGAAATGCGAAAAAAGTATCTTTGATAATTTTTGAAATGACAATGCGTTTTACTTTAATTTTAAAAACATCAAATATATTTATGATAAGATCATGAGTCATTGGTCTGGGAAATTTAAAATTAACCATTTCAAGGACTATGGAAGAAGCTTCAAAATTACCAACCCATATAGGAAGAAATCTGTCTCCATTATGCTCTCTTAACAGTATGATAGGTTTCTGGGAAGGCTGCTCTATTCTCACGCCCTCAAGATTTACAAGGATATAATTTTCTTTAAAGTTTTTGTCATCCATAGCATGAAAACCGGAAATAATGAAAAATAATATAAGAAATCTAAATATTAAGGGATGACTTCATCTCTTCAATATCTTTTTTAATTGCATCTGTTTTAAGCTCATATATGGATTCAAGATTTCTATATTTTTGTTTGTAATCCAGACCGTAACCGACTACATATTTTTCAGCTACCTTAAAAGCACAGTACTTTATGTCAAGCATTGCAATTCTTCTTATTTCTCTGTCAATAAGGGTGCAGACTTCAATGCTTTCAGGCTCCCTTGATCTGAGGTTTCTGATCAGATAGCCAAGTGTAAGTCCTGTGTCAATAATATCCTCGACTATCAGAACGTGCTTTCCGAAAATTGTTTCTTCAAGGTCTTTGGTAAGCTTGACAATCCCTGAATCAGGCTGATTGATCCCGTAAGAGGAAATACCGATAAAATCTATGGAAAAAGGCAGTCTAATATTTCTTATCAGATCAGTCAGAAATATTACCGCCCCTCTTAGTATGCAGATAATTACAAGTTCTTTGTCTTTATAATCAGCAGTAATCCTGCTCCCAAGTTCTTTTACCTTATTCTGAATAAGTTCGCTTGGAAACAGAACCCTGCCTAATATATCATCGTAATCAAAATCAACTATTTTATTTTTAAAATCGTCTTTCAATTATTAATTCTGTTCTAGTAAATTACTCTGTCCGCTCCCTGTATCATACCGATATAAGTGGAACCTCTGTTGATAAGAACTTCATTTCCTGCACTGTCTTTAAAGACCATAGGGTCAAGAATATTTGTTCTTTCCCAGGTACCTTCAACTACATTTCCGTCAAAGAAAAAGAAGGCTTTTCCGTTTCCGGTTGTTCTTACAATCATATGGCCTGCTGAATCTCCGGAATTCGCAATATCAGTTACAAGAGCTATGACATTGTTAAAATAAAGATTTTCATTTGTTTCCCTGTCGACATCCTCCTTGCCGCCTGTTGATTTCTTATAGTTATTCAAAGCCTTGTCATATTTAAAATCCGAAGCAAATGATGCTACTGAAAAATCAATCTTTATATCGCTGACCGTTCCCCTTTTTTCCTCAGAGGCATCCAGTTTAAAGCTAAACGGAGACTGTCCGCCATCTATAGCATATCCGTTATTTTCCGCAGCTGCTTTAAGCTTTTCTGTTGAAGAATATGCATTATGAGGAGCAACTCTTGTGGAATCCCTCCATGCGTCTTTACCCTCAGCCATATTTGCTGTGATGCTGCTTGCACCGCTCTGATCTCCCAGCGGTGTCAGTACATCCATGTCCATGTTATCAACGATCTTATATCCTTCAGGATATGTCCCCCAGAAAACATATACAGGATCAAACATCCTTGACATTTCAGCATAGTATTGTCTGGCGCTTCTGATAGGACCGACTACTTCTGCATCTTTGGAAGAAAAAATACCGATTAGTCTTGTTATGCCGCCTTCGTCTACAACTTCTATAACACAGTCAGCCTTGTTCAAGCCTGACTGACGTCTTGCTTCTCCCGCATTATTTATCATAACTGCAAATGGTCTTGTATTTAAAACACTATCTGATATTTCAAATCCGGTTAATAAATTAATATTGCCTGTTATTTCCAATTCAGATATGGACCTTTTGGTAGTTTCTGTTTCTTCAGAATCTTTTGAAGCAGAAGTAGTAGTAGTTTCTTCCACATCTATTTTTGGTTCCTCGGTTACTGCCTCCTTCTTGCATGCAAAAGAAAAAAGAAGCATTGATGACATCAAAGCAATCAATGTAATAGCAAGAATTCTTACAAATACTGCATTTTTTTGACCTGTTTTCACGATACCTCCACTAGATTTAAAATTTGGGTTTATTAATTTGATTTCAATCTTATTAAATTTTTAATTATTATAAATGTAAAAGCAGAAAAATAAAATGATAAGGTGAAAATAAGAAGCAGTTTGACAATTTCTCCGTAAGAAGATTCATAATGGCTTATTCGGATTTCCGGAGATTTCATTTCGCTGCGAGAACATAGATCAAATTCTTCAAGCCGACTGCCGTTTAAGAATACAGTCATTTTACCATAAGATTTATCCTTTAAAACAGGAAATTTTATATTCCGGTCTATATCAAAATCAAAAAAAATTCTGTCTTCTGCTCTATTCAAAAGAAGAGTAAAGTCTTTTTTGGGAAAAAGATCAAAGCTTGCATTCGAAAAATCATTGCCTGCATAAGCAGTTGAAACCGGTTCTTCCTTTGAAATTATTTTTTCATATCTGTAATTGTCATAAACCCAGTCAAGCAATCTTAAAGTATCGTAATTTCTTCCATACAATGAGCTTCCCAGAACAGTGCATAAAAGTTCAACATCTTCTTTTTTGGAATATGTAATCAAGCAGAAACCTGCATTATTTGTATAACCTGTTTTTATTCCTTTTATAAAATCGCCATCCAGGAGAGAGTTGGTGTTTTGAATTATTATTTCTTTTCCGCTTAAATATATCCTTGCTTCCTTCAGAGACACAATTTCCCGGAATTTTTCATTAGCCATACAATATTTTGCAATCATGACAAGATCCTTTGCCGTTGATCTGTGCCCGGGATTTTCACTGTCCAGACCATTTGTATTTTCAAAATTTGTATTTAACGCGCCTATTTCTTTTGCTTTTCTATTCATCAGCTTTACAAATTCCTTTTCGCTGCCGGATATGTGTTCTGCAAGAGCAATGGTTGCATTATTGTTTGAAGAGACAAGAGCAGCTTTTAAAAGATCTCCTACAGTGATTTTATCATTTACCCTGAAATTGATACTGGAAAAATTCCTGCCTCTGGCATTTTCAGATATTCTTATCGTTTCTTCCAGATTCTCCGCTTCTTCAAGAACAATAATGGCTGTCATAATTTTTGTAATGCTTGCAGGATACATGGCTTTGTCGGAATTCTTTTCCCATAGCACTCTGTCGGAATTATAATCTTCCACAATTGCAGATACGGCTACCGTGTCAATATACTTTCTTGGGATGCTGCCTCTATTATCGTCAGCAAATAATGGTTTTAGGGGAAAAAGCTGAATAATAAAAATTATCAGGATTGAAACTGACAGAAAATAAGCTGACAGGGTTTTTCTTGTGGTTTTTTCATTTTTTTTTCTGGCCTGCGTAAGTAAATCCGGGTTCATTTGTATTGCTCAAGAAATGCTTTATTGTTCCTTTTGACCATAAGATGTCTTAAATTTGATAAAAGCATTTCCAGATCTTTTACTATGGAAGTAGCTTTTACCACGGATTCTTTGCTCCCTGACATAATTACAGGTAGAGCTATCTGCTGAATAAAAGAAGATTCTCTTGCAGAAAAATTATCAAATAATTTAAGATTTTTCGGCTGAATGCCGTATTTCAATAATTCGGCAGCAATTCTTATTATTTCTATTTCTGAACTTTTTATTATTTTTCTGTCTTCAAATTCTTCAAAATAAATAACATTTTCATTCATTAGCTCATTTAAAAAAGATTCTTTGATTTCCAATTTTTTAATCAGTTCTTCAACAGCAATGGAATCATCTTTTAAAGAAATGCTGCTTTCTTCAATTAAATCAAATTTTAGCTGTTTTACAATGTCCTCATTTTTAAAATCAAGAACAAAATCTACAGAATTTATTTTTTCTCTTATGGCGCTTAGCGGCATGTAATATTGCTTCTGCATTTTTAAAATAAAATCAAGTTTAATGATATCTTCTTTTCCGTAAATGCGATATTTGCTCTGAGTTCTTTTTGGGGATAAGAGACCTTCTGATTCAAGAAATCTTACTTTGCTTGCAGAAATATCGGGGTAGTACTTTTTAAATTTTTCCACCACTTTACTGATGGTTATATAGTTCTTTTTTGTTTTCATTTAAATAACTTTATTCGTTATTCAAACAAAAGAAATAAAATACATATTTTCCTATCTGTATTTTGTCTCCGTTTTCAAGGTATTTTTCCTCTATAAGTTTCCCGTTCACATAAATTCCGTTCAGACTGCCCATATCGACTAC
It includes:
- a CDS encoding MerR family transcriptional regulator, whose amino-acid sequence is MNKYLKQKSIENRSFTNFDIKTPPQEKNIYGSRDVCKITGLTYKQLDYYDRTDFLSPSVNQAVGYGSKRMYSFNDLLKLKVVKSLLDAGISLHKIRKTKKYLELDGNGEDAFLKVTLISDGNTVFACYSDKEIIDTINNGQAVFGIALEKVYNNLKDDVEDFLRKASRSEKEM
- a CDS encoding bifunctional nuclease family protein — encoded protein: MDDKNFKENYILVNLEGVRIEQPSQKPIILLREHNGDRFLPIWVGNFEASSIVLEMVNFKFPRPMTHDLIINIFDVFKIKVKRIVISKIIKDTFFAFLDLKKDDEDNITIDLRPSDAIAIAVRLKSPIYVAENVLKKAGLKITSIEEEVKKFRDFLNHASPEDFNI
- a CDS encoding DUF3048 domain-containing protein, translating into MKTGQKNAVFVRILAITLIALMSSMLLFSFACKKEAVTEEPKIDVEETTTTSASKDSEETETTKRSISELEITGNINLLTGFEISDSVLNTRPFAVMINNAGEARRQSGLNKADCVIEVVDEGGITRLIGIFSSKDAEVVGPIRSARQYYAEMSRMFDPVYVFWGTYPEGYKIVDNMDMDVLTPLGDQSGASSITANMAEGKDAWRDSTRVAPHNAYSSTEKLKAAAENNGYAIDGGQSPFSFKLDASEEKRGTVSDIKIDFSVASFASDFKYDKALNNYKKSTGGKEDVDRETNENLYFNNVIALVTDIANSGDSAGHMIVRTTGNGKAFFFFDGNVVEGTWERTNILDPMVFKDSAGNEVLINRGSTYIGMIQGADRVIY
- a CDS encoding MerR family transcriptional regulator, giving the protein MKTKKNYITISKVVEKFKKYYPDISASKVRFLESEGLLSPKRTQSKYRIYGKEDIIKLDFILKMQKQYYMPLSAIREKINSVDFVLDFKNEDIVKQLKFDLIEESSISLKDDSIAVEELIKKLEIKESFLNELMNENVIYFEEFEDRKIIKSSEIEIIRIAAELLKYGIQPKNLKLFDNFSARESSFIQQIALPVIMSGSKESVVKATSIVKDLEMLLSNLRHLMVKRNNKAFLEQYK
- the hpt gene encoding hypoxanthine phosphoribosyltransferase, encoding MVDFDYDDILGRVLFPSELIQNKVKELGSRITADYKDKELVIICILRGAVIFLTDLIRNIRLPFSIDFIGISSYGINQPDSGIVKLTKDLEETIFGKHVLIVEDIIDTGLTLGYLIRNLRSREPESIEVCTLIDREIRRIAMLDIKYCAFKVAEKYVVGYGLDYKQKYRNLESIYELKTDAIKKDIEEMKSSLNI
- a CDS encoding D-alanyl-D-alanine carboxypeptidase gives rise to the protein MNPDLLTQARKKNEKTTRKTLSAYFLSVSILIIFIIQLFPLKPLFADDNRGSIPRKYIDTVAVSAIVEDYNSDRVLWEKNSDKAMYPASITKIMTAIIVLEEAENLEETIRISENARGRNFSSINFRVNDKITVGDLLKAALVSSNNNATIALAEHISGSEKEFVKLMNRKAKEIGALNTNFENTNGLDSENPGHRSTAKDLVMIAKYCMANEKFREIVSLKEARIYLSGKEIIIQNTNSLLDGDFIKGIKTGYTNNAGFCLITYSKKEDVELLCTVLGSSLYGRNYDTLRLLDWVYDNYRYEKIISKEEPVSTAYAGNDFSNASFDLFPKKDFTLLLNRAEDRIFFDFDIDRNIKFPVLKDKSYGKMTVFLNGSRLEEFDLCSRSEMKSPEIRISHYESSYGEIVKLLLIFTLSFYFSAFTFIIIKNLIRLKSN